A portion of the Chondrinema litorale genome contains these proteins:
- a CDS encoding metallophosphoesterase, translating into MSRFVFLSFLSLLLLLIDYYVFEGVKLISNGLSENTKKIIYTAYWGLTVISFIAFFTYHFVNPDLVGSKARTFIMVGIFMNYFSKFFAVIFLFIDDIIRLGQWVYDQIVPSKQTIAETTEPVKNGITRSDFLVKTGLIASTIPFAGMSYGIISGAHDYRIRRKTVYLPNLPKAFDGIKIGQLSDIHSGSFFNKTAVKGGVEMFLNEKPDVILFTGDLVNNKASEVKDYIDIFGKVKAPMGVYSVLGNHDYGDYVNWESAQAKAQNLENLKLAHKTMGWNLMMNENTLLTTENEQIALLGIENWGAKARFPKYGKLDQAYKGTEDIPVKLLLSHDPSHWDAQVRTEYPDIDIMFAGHTHGMQFGVEIGNIKWSPVQYMYEQWAGLYQQEKQYLYVNRGFGYLGFPGRIGMPPEITILELKKA; encoded by the coding sequence ATGTCGCGATTTGTCTTCTTATCATTTCTTTCCCTCTTATTATTATTAATTGATTACTATGTTTTTGAAGGAGTTAAACTAATTAGTAATGGCCTAAGTGAAAACACAAAAAAAATAATCTATACTGCTTATTGGGGGCTTACAGTAATTAGCTTTATAGCTTTTTTCACTTATCATTTTGTAAATCCAGACTTAGTGGGAAGTAAAGCCCGAACCTTTATTATGGTGGGTATTTTTATGAATTACTTCTCTAAGTTCTTTGCTGTTATATTTCTTTTTATAGATGATATCATCAGACTAGGCCAATGGGTTTACGATCAAATAGTACCATCAAAACAAACTATTGCCGAAACTACAGAACCTGTAAAAAATGGTATAACTCGATCAGACTTTCTGGTAAAAACAGGCTTAATTGCATCAACAATTCCATTTGCGGGAATGTCTTACGGTATTATCTCTGGTGCGCATGATTACAGAATTAGGAGAAAAACTGTTTATCTACCTAACTTACCAAAAGCTTTTGACGGAATTAAAATCGGTCAATTATCTGACATTCACTCCGGAAGCTTTTTTAATAAAACTGCTGTAAAAGGTGGAGTCGAAATGTTTTTAAACGAAAAACCTGATGTAATCCTTTTTACAGGAGACCTTGTAAATAATAAAGCTTCAGAAGTAAAAGACTACATAGATATTTTTGGAAAAGTAAAAGCTCCAATGGGAGTTTATTCTGTTTTGGGTAACCACGACTATGGCGATTATGTAAATTGGGAAAGTGCTCAGGCTAAAGCTCAAAACCTCGAAAATTTAAAGCTAGCACACAAAACAATGGGCTGGAATTTAATGATGAACGAAAATACCCTACTTACTACCGAAAATGAACAAATTGCATTGTTAGGCATAGAAAACTGGGGAGCTAAAGCCAGATTTCCAAAGTATGGCAAGTTAGATCAAGCATATAAAGGTACAGAAGATATTCCTGTAAAATTATTACTATCTCACGACCCAAGCCATTGGGATGCTCAGGTTCGCACCGAATATCCTGATATTGACATTATGTTTGCAGGACACACACACGGAATGCAGTTTGGTGTTGAAATAGGAAATATTAAATGGAGTCCGGTGCAGTATATGTACGAACAATGGGCTGGATTATACCAACAAGAAAAGCAATATTTGTATGTAAATCGTGGTTTTGGTTATCTTGGGTTTCCCGGAAGAATAGGCATGCCACCAGAAATCACGATTTTAGAGCTAAAAAAAGCCTGA